The following are encoded in a window of Impatiens glandulifera chromosome 5, dImpGla2.1, whole genome shotgun sequence genomic DNA:
- the LOC124939040 gene encoding RNA-binding protein cabeza-like, which produces MATKSSNVDRIAVVQLLIIMLARALFGALVCCSAITTAKVVDRKTKLTKSVDESQGKKISHFSVEVEGGDHVGRVLVGGYSNEKESEGTSYHKSGDLGGIRPNQLGGKYIGWGMGGGMGGGIGFDNGYNRLHEGIHRDESHNGGSSNGGGSKGNDKDNDDNSSKGNNKGGSSTWNDKDNDDNSSKGNNKDDNDGSSGYDDYYCGGGGVGSGGGRGGGGWGYS; this is translated from the coding sequence ATGGCGACAAAATCAAGCAATGTTGACCGAATTGCGGTTGTACAACTATTGATCATCATGCTAGCTCGAGCTCTCTTTGGTGCCCTAGTTTGTTGTAGTGCTATTACTACTGCAAAGGTTGTGGATAGAAAAACGAAGCTGACGAAAAGTGTCGATGAGTCTCAAGGCAAGAAAATCTCACATTTCTCCGTTGAGGTTGAAGGTGGTGATCATGTGGGTCGAGTTCTAGTTGGTGGTTATAGTAATGAAAAAGAATCAGAGGGAACAAGTTACCACAAAAGTGGTGACTTGGGAGGAATTAGGCCCAACCAATTAGGCGGCAAATATATTGGCTGGGGAATGGGCGGTGGGATGGGTGGTGGAATAGGATTTGATAATGGGTACAACCGCCTCCATGAAGGAATACATAGAGATGAGAGCCATAATGGAGGATCATCCAATGGTGGCGGTTCAAAGGGGAATGACAAAGACAATGATGATAATAGTTCCAAGGGCAATAACAAAGGTGGCAGTTCAACGTGGAAtgataaagacaatgatgatAATAGTTCTAAAGGAAATAACAAAGATGACAATGATGGTAGTTCCGGGTATGATGATTACTATTGCGGAGGTGGTGGCGTCGGAAGTGGTGGTGGTCGCGGCGGAGGTGGTTGGGGATATTCATAG